A portion of the Maylandia zebra isolate NMK-2024a linkage group LG9, Mzebra_GT3a, whole genome shotgun sequence genome contains these proteins:
- the si:dkey-73n8.3 gene encoding retinol dehydrogenase 11, with protein sequence MQAIRSLFIPTWSSDTRLDGKTAIVTGGNTGIGKETVKDLASRGARVILACRDMAKGEQAACDVMREVKGAKVVTRQLDLADTKSICQFAENIYNTEKALHYLINNAGVAVCPFARTVDGIEMQFGVNHLGHFFLTFLLLDLLKHSAPSRVINLSSAAHIFGKIHFDDLKGEKDYHHFRAYAQSKLANVLFTRELAKRTEVLGITAYSVDPGFVNTDILRYIRRPLLDIVKNFGFLIRTPAEGAYTTIYCTVTPENQLVTGGYYSNCSRAESSNAGQDDGTALKLWVVSCHLLGIRWR encoded by the exons ATGCAAGCAATCAG GTCTCTCTTCATCCCCACATGGTCTTCAGATACACGTCTAGATGGGAAGACAGCTATAGTGACGGGGGGCAACACTGGAATAGGAAAAGAGACAGTTAAAGACCTGGCTAGCAGAG GCGCCCGGGTGATCTTGGCGTGCAGAGACATGGCGAAGGGAGAGCAAGCTGCTTGCGACGTCATGAGGGAGGTGAAGGGAGCGAAGGTAGTCACCAGGCAACTGGATCTGGCTGACACCAAATCAATATGCCAGTTTGCTGAGAATATCTACAACA CTGAGAAAGCTCTTCACTATCTGATCAACAATGCAGGCGTGGCTGTGTGTCCTTTTGCCAGGACAGTGGATGGAATTGAGATGCAGTTTGGAGTCAATCACTTGG GTCATTTCTTCTTGACTTTTCTGCTGCTGGACTTGCTGAAGCACTCGGCCCCATCTCGGGTCATCAACCTGTCATCAGCAGCTCACATCTTTGGCAAGATCcattttgatgatctgaaaggGGAGAAGGATTACCATCACTTCAGGGCCTACGCACAGAGCAAGCTGGCTAATGTCCTGTTCACCAGAGAGCTGGCCAAAAGGACAGAGG TTCTAGGTATCACAGCCTACTCAGTTGACCCCGGCTTCGTGAACACTGACATTTTAAGGTATATAAGGCGCCCTCTTCTGGATATAGTCAAGAACTTCGGGTTTCTGATCAGGAccccagcagagggagcctacACCACCATCTACTGTACCGTCACTCCTGAGAATCAGCTGGTCACTGGAGGATACTACAG TAACTGCTCCAGAGCAGAGAGCTCCAATGCCGGCCAGGATGATGGCACAGCCCTGAAGCTGTGGGTTGTGAGCTGCCACCTGTTGGGCATCCGCTGGAGATAA
- the zgc:112332 gene encoding retinol dehydrogenase 12: MYCRGVCCNHWSSEGRLDGKTVVITGANTGIGKETAKDLARRGARIIMACRDLERAEEARTDILEDTGNENVVIRKLDLSDTKSIRAFAEVVINEEKQVNILINNAGIMMCPYSKTVDGFEMQLGVNHLGHVLLTYLLLDLIKRSAPARIVVVASVAHTWTGLRLDDINSEKSYDAMKAYGQSKLANVLFARSLAKRLQGTGVSVFSLHPGVVQSDLWRHQHQCIQVAVKIFKVFTKTTVEGAQTTIYCAAEPGLESLSGGYFSDCAPARCSRTASDDDLAQKLWEVSCNMLGITWQ, translated from the exons ATGTACTGCAG GGGTGTGTGCTGTAACCACTGGTCTTCTGAGGGGAGGTTAGATGGGAAAACAGTGGTCATCACTGGAGCCAACACTGGTATAGGCAAAGAAACTGCCAAGGACCTGGCAAGAAGAG GTGCACGCATCATCATGGCGTGCAGAGACCTTGAGAGGGCGGAGGAGGCACGGACGGACATTTTGGAAGACACAGGAAATGAGAACGTGGTCATCAGGAAACTTGATCTGTCTGACACCAAGTCCATCAGGGCCTTTGCTGAAGTTGTTATCAATg agGAAAAACAAGTGAATATCCTGATAAACAACGCAGGCATTATGATGTGTCCCTACTCCAAGACGGTTGATGGGTTTGAAATGCAGCTAGGTGTCAATCACTTGG GTCACGTCCTGCTGACTTACTTACTCTTGGACCTCATCAAGCGTTCTGCTCCGGCCCGTATTGTCGTGGTGGCATCGGTGGCCCATACTTGGACTGGGCTTCGACTGGATGAtatcaacagtgagaagagttaCGATGCCATGAAGGCCTACGGACAGAGCAAACTGGCTAACGTCCTCTTTGCACGCTCACTCGCAAAAAGGTTGCAAG GTACAGGGGTGAGCGTCTTCTCTCTGCACCCAGGGGTGGTTCAGTCTGACCTGTGGAGGCACCAGCACCAATGTATCCAAGTGGCGGTGAAGATCTTCAAGGTTTTTACCAAGACCACAGTGGAGGGAGCGCAGACTACCATTTACTGTGCTGCAGAGCCAGGTCTAGAGAGCCTGAGTGGAGGGTACTTCAG TGACTGCGCCCCTGCAAGGTGCTCAAGAACCGCCTCTGATGATGACTTGGCGCAGAAACTGTGGGAGGTCAGCTGTAACATGCTCGGCATCACCTGGCAGTGA
- the sec61g gene encoding protein transport protein Sec61 subunit gamma: protein MDQVMQFVEPGRQFVKDSIRLVKRCTKPDRKEFQKIAMATAIGFAIMGFIGFFVKLIHIPINNIIVGG from the exons ATGGATCAGGTTATGCAGTTTGTTGAGCCCGGCCGGCAGTTCGTGAAAGACTCCATCAGGCTCGTTAAGAGGTGCACAAAACCCGACAGAAAAG AATTTCAGAAGATTGCAATGGCCACAGCGATTGGGTTTGCCATCATGGGATTCATTGGTTTCTTTGTCAAGCTCATTCACATCCCCATCAACAACATCATTGT TGGCGGTTAG